From the Bacillota bacterium genome, one window contains:
- the rimM gene encoding ribosome maturation factor RimM (Essential for efficient processing of 16S rRNA) — protein sequence MSTEPERVTIGEVTRPHGVRGEVRVRPLTAHPERFLGLEEVYVGGARRRVRRARLAGDEVILALEGSETRDQAEVLRGQSLEVDREEVFPLPEGEYYWFQLKGLRVFTPDGREVGTVVDVEPNPAHDLLVVEAPHVLAGPADRGGEGRVTRRRAGGAGPRRFLVPAVRALVAEVDLPGRRLVINDIPGLLE from the coding sequence ATGAGCACGGAACCGGAACGGGTCACCATAGGGGAAGTAACCCGCCCCCACGGGGTCCGGGGGGAGGTGCGGGTGAGGCCCCTAACTGCCCACCCGGAGCGCTTCCTGGGCCTGGAGGAAGTCTACGTGGGGGGCGCCAGGCGCCGGGTGCGGAGGGCAAGGTTGGCCGGAGATGAGGTCATCCTGGCCCTGGAAGGATCCGAAACTCGCGACCAGGCTGAGGTCCTCCGCGGCCAGTCCCTGGAGGTCGATCGCGAAGAGGTATTTCCGCTCCCGGAGGGAGAGTATTACTGGTTCCAGCTCAAGGGGCTGCGGGTGTTCACGCCCGACGGCCGCGAGGTGGGAACGGTGGTGGACGTGGAGCCCAACCCGGCCCACGATTTGCTGGTGGTCGAGGCACCTCACGTCCTCGCCGGCCCTGCGGACCGGGGGGGTGAGGGTCGGGTGACACGACGTCGCGCCGGTGGGGCCGGTCCCCGCCGGTTCCTGGTGCCGGCCGTGCGCGCACTGGTGGCCGAGGTTGACCTGCCCGGCCGCCGTCTGGTGATAAACGACATCCCCGGCCTCCTGGAGTGA
- the acpP gene encoding acyl carrier protein, with product MAGKDAIFQKLKRIIVEQLGVDDEAVTMEASFQDDLGADSLDVVELLMAIEEEFEIEIPDEDAEKIQTVGDAVEYIRERVS from the coding sequence GTGGCGGGTAAGGACGCCATCTTCCAGAAGCTGAAGCGGATCATAGTGGAGCAACTCGGCGTAGATGACGAGGCGGTTACCATGGAGGCCTCCTTCCAGGACGACCTGGGGGCAGATTCCCTCGACGTGGTGGAACTTCTCATGGCCATCGAAGAGGAGTTTGAAATCGAGATCCCCGATGAGGATGCCGAGAAGATCCAGACGGTGGGGGACGCCGTTGAGTACATTCGGGAGCGGGTTTCCTGA
- the ffh gene encoding signal recognition particle protein, with protein MAFENLTARLGDVFRRLRGKGKLTEADVNEALREVRVALLEADVNLKVVRDLVARVRERAVGEEVMASLTPAQTVLKIVYEEMTRILGGKASRLDLGGNSPVPIMLVGLHGSGKTTTAGKLALTLRKQGRFPLLVATDVYRPAAPRQLEVVAQQAQVPFFFLPGASPLVIARRGLEHARQTGRDVVLVDTAGRLQVDTELMAELQDMKAALGPRECLLVVDAMTGQEAVNVARAFHEQLGLTGVILTKLDGDARGGAALSVLAVTGCPVKLVGTGEKLDALESFHPDRMASRILGMGDLASLVEKAEAAVEAQRVRELERKIRSQEFTLDDYLEQLKQVRKMGPLDQLLSLIPGLGRSVPQVQVDEKDLVRTEAIICSMTREERRNPAIIGASRKRRIAAGSGTTVQDVNRVLKGYEQARRLLKQLPDMEKTIKKGGGRLWR; from the coding sequence GTGGCGTTCGAGAACCTCACTGCCCGTCTGGGAGATGTATTCCGCAGGCTGCGGGGGAAAGGGAAGCTGACCGAGGCCGACGTCAACGAGGCCCTGCGCGAGGTGCGGGTCGCCTTGCTCGAGGCGGACGTGAACCTCAAGGTGGTACGGGACCTGGTGGCCCGGGTGCGGGAACGCGCGGTGGGAGAAGAGGTGATGGCCTCTCTCACTCCCGCCCAGACGGTGCTCAAGATCGTCTACGAGGAGATGACCCGGATCCTGGGGGGAAAGGCCTCCCGTTTAGACCTGGGGGGCAATTCGCCCGTCCCCATCATGCTGGTGGGGCTGCACGGGTCGGGTAAGACTACCACGGCGGGCAAGCTTGCCCTCACTTTGCGCAAACAGGGGCGTTTCCCCCTCCTGGTGGCCACCGATGTGTACCGCCCCGCCGCTCCCCGGCAACTGGAAGTGGTGGCCCAGCAGGCTCAGGTACCCTTCTTCTTCCTGCCCGGGGCTTCCCCCCTGGTCATTGCCCGGCGGGGCCTGGAGCATGCCCGGCAGACCGGGCGGGACGTGGTGCTCGTCGACACGGCCGGGCGGCTGCAGGTGGACACCGAGCTGATGGCCGAACTGCAGGATATGAAGGCGGCCTTGGGGCCGCGGGAATGCCTCCTGGTGGTGGACGCCATGACCGGCCAGGAAGCGGTGAACGTGGCCCGCGCCTTCCACGAGCAACTGGGGCTCACCGGGGTCATCCTCACCAAGCTGGACGGTGACGCCCGGGGAGGAGCGGCCCTGTCCGTGCTGGCCGTCACCGGGTGTCCGGTAAAGCTGGTGGGCACGGGTGAGAAGCTGGACGCCCTGGAATCCTTCCATCCCGACCGCATGGCTTCCCGCATCCTCGGTATGGGCGACCTGGCCAGCCTGGTGGAGAAAGCGGAAGCGGCGGTGGAGGCACAAAGGGTACGGGAGCTCGAGCGGAAAATCCGCAGCCAGGAGTTCACCCTGGATGATTACCTGGAGCAGTTGAAGCAGGTCCGGAAAATGGGCCCCCTGGACCAGTTGCTGAGTCTCATCCCGGGCCTGGGGCGGTCCGTTCCCCAGGTGCAGGTGGACGAGAAGGACCTGGTGCGCACGGAGGCCATCATCTGCTCCATGACCAGGGAAGAACGGCGTAACCCCGCCATCATCGGGGCGAGCCGCAAGCGGCGCATCGCCGCCGGGAGCGGTACCACCGTGCAGGACGTCAACCGGGTACTCAAGGGCTACGAGCAGGCTCGTCGGCTGCTCAAGCAGCTTCCCGATATGGAGAAGACCATCAAAAAAGGAGGAGGTCGTCTGTGGCGGTAA
- a CDS encoding YlqD family protein, with translation MTGTVPAGGAEVVSLTVKCPVTVKVRVTDRWKLRVAGELQEALRRTEQELAQLEGQLRRLQGAGEQAAWREHAQNEMRRRQERKSQILEQLRHLARLEPGTEVVQGQVEGLACVVVGDRWDQVTALEVVLEDGVVVEIRTGREAHPPSLAAMPASRPSSDSHEGEHRRE, from the coding sequence GTGACGGGAACCGTGCCTGCCGGCGGGGCAGAGGTGGTGTCCCTCACCGTGAAATGCCCGGTGACCGTCAAGGTGAGGGTCACCGACCGGTGGAAGTTACGGGTGGCCGGAGAGTTGCAGGAGGCCCTGCGGCGCACCGAGCAGGAGCTGGCGCAACTGGAGGGTCAGTTGCGTCGCCTGCAGGGGGCAGGAGAGCAGGCAGCCTGGCGGGAGCACGCCCAAAACGAAATGCGCCGACGACAGGAGCGCAAGTCCCAAATACTGGAGCAGCTTCGGCATCTGGCCCGGCTGGAGCCGGGAACTGAGGTGGTGCAGGGCCAGGTGGAGGGGCTGGCCTGCGTGGTGGTGGGCGACCGCTGGGATCAGGTGACCGCCCTGGAGGTGGTCCTGGAAGACGGAGTGGTGGTGGAAATCCGCACCGGGCGCGAAGCGCATCCTCCGTCCCTCGCCGCGATGCCAGCTTCCCGCCCCTCGTCGGACTCGCATGAGGGGGAACACCGCAGGGAATGA
- the rnc gene encoding ribonuclease III, producing the protein MRVEDAGREVLVLAHLRRVLGEFRSDGLFLQAVTHSSWVQEHAGAGRDSNERLEFLGDAVVGLAVASYLYSRFPGAREGELSRLKAAAVGEGALAQAARRLGLGGLLFLGRGEEQSGGASKPALLADVFEAVCAALYLDGGWQRARDFVVDQLAPAVERALKRGTGDFKSTLQERVQEQGGTVSYRVVAEEGPDHARVFTVEVLVDGRVAGRGRGRSKKAAEQEAARIALEELSPKLAK; encoded by the coding sequence ATGAGGGTTGAGGACGCCGGTCGAGAGGTCCTGGTACTCGCGCATCTGCGACGGGTACTGGGGGAGTTCCGCAGTGACGGCCTTTTCCTTCAGGCCGTCACTCACAGTTCCTGGGTGCAGGAGCACGCCGGGGCAGGGCGTGACTCCAACGAGCGCCTGGAGTTCCTGGGGGATGCGGTGGTGGGGCTGGCCGTGGCCTCCTACCTGTATTCCCGGTTCCCGGGGGCGCGGGAGGGAGAACTCAGCCGGCTCAAGGCTGCCGCGGTGGGCGAGGGGGCCCTGGCTCAGGCCGCGCGCCGGCTGGGCCTGGGGGGGCTGCTCTTCCTGGGCCGGGGGGAAGAGCAGAGCGGGGGGGCGAGCAAGCCCGCCCTTCTGGCAGACGTATTCGAGGCGGTGTGCGCTGCCCTCTACCTGGACGGCGGCTGGCAGAGAGCGCGTGACTTCGTGGTGGACCAGCTTGCCCCCGCAGTGGAGCGCGCCCTGAAACGGGGGACGGGTGATTTCAAGAGCACCCTGCAGGAGAGGGTGCAGGAACAGGGGGGCACTGTTTCTTACCGGGTGGTGGCTGAGGAGGGCCCGGATCATGCCCGCGTCTTCACAGTGGAAGTGCTGGTGGATGGCCGGGTGGCGGGCCGGGGAAGGGGGCGGAGCAAGAAAGCGGCTGAACAGGAAGCTGCCCGGATTGCTTTGGAGGAATTGAGCCCTAAGCTGGCGAAATAA
- the smc gene encoding chromosome segregation protein SMC has product MLLRRIEVLGFKSFADRISLEIGPGVTAIVGPNGTGKSNLADAVRWALGEANPRQLRGLRMEDMIFGGSESRRPLSMAEVSLTFDNSDGALPLDFSEVTITRRVYRDGSGEYFINRTPCRLRDVQELFYDTGIARDGYSLVGQGRVEEILSARPEERRLLLEEAAGIVRARQRRREALARLEASNRDMERLGDVLAELELQMQPLEEEARRAREWEGYRQQRDAALLVLTWRERVEVARQLALASQAVAKLQSTCRVEQEKSARLEESYQAVRQEEKARQQERQKLQDELMSLSGLVSEAGRELARWEERVRSLEADIARLREEKESVVARLGAAHERVEESGRALDSWQATWGEAARELGALRAELRGQQEAVRRLAADLEARKGELIDLLGRGASARNRQVALESEARQLDESLQRAGQRRQEMEEALRRVDEDLLVLSEHEKRARSRQVELKAEGERARAEREKARARRTEQETAFRQAEAAYHQVSSRLGALRELEESFAGFARGPRALLEAKRREPSAFPGLVGPVSAILDVPSQYETAVEVALGAAVQDMVVKTVEDARQAIAFLKRTQAGWATFLPLDSLRPTPLSPAERAALRRDGILGVASDLITFLPEHRPAVEYLLGRTVLARDLPAALSYARAVGFRVRVVTLEGDVVFPGGSLAGGWRKGSRSGVLGRTREMSLLEEKTRELADLMEACRRAGEEAAREEQVWGQRLAEAQEELRGLEVYLAGLGKEVQAKKAERQRLVGDLAGLELERSVQETRLAELKQEILAWEERLRELESARGDMEATISSLTERLEEARERQHSLEQQEVALRVRLAGQEEQRARLEEAAARAREELGALTRAREAVEEALGARCRELEEAREQCRYWQEELASGSARHQEGKERMEKSAIEAERVARRLASLERARRQVERRLAEAQEALHAARLEEVRLGLRVEELDQRLAQRFSCSPAEAEQRVAENPFKEFDTTALQEMVGDLEARMRDLEPVNLAAAGEYVRLRERHQFLSDQRRDLEEGRAKLGQVIRELEREMREKFTRTFAEVRERFAATFAQVFGGGKADLVLVGSDPLEAGIEVVAQPPGKKLQHLSLLSGGERTLCAIALLFALLQTRPSRFCLFDEVDANLDEANVDRFARFLRELSSAGQFLVVTHQKGTMEVADVLYGTTMEESGVSRVVSLRLTGAS; this is encoded by the coding sequence ATGTTATTACGGCGTATCGAGGTCCTGGGTTTTAAGTCCTTCGCGGACCGCATCTCCCTGGAAATAGGTCCTGGAGTTACCGCCATAGTGGGGCCCAATGGTACAGGCAAGTCCAACCTGGCCGATGCCGTGCGTTGGGCCCTCGGTGAGGCCAACCCCCGGCAGCTGCGGGGGTTGCGCATGGAGGATATGATTTTCGGGGGCTCCGAGTCGCGCCGTCCCCTTTCCATGGCGGAAGTGTCCCTAACTTTCGACAACAGCGACGGCGCTCTCCCCCTCGATTTCAGTGAGGTCACCATTACCCGCCGGGTATACCGGGACGGGTCGGGGGAGTATTTCATTAACCGCACCCCTTGCCGGCTCCGGGACGTGCAGGAACTGTTCTACGACACCGGGATTGCCCGGGATGGGTACTCCCTGGTGGGTCAGGGCCGGGTGGAAGAAATCCTCTCCGCCCGCCCCGAAGAGCGGCGCCTGCTCCTGGAAGAGGCCGCCGGTATCGTGAGGGCCCGCCAGCGGCGCCGGGAGGCCCTGGCCCGGCTGGAGGCCAGCAACCGGGACATGGAGCGCCTGGGCGACGTGCTGGCCGAACTGGAACTCCAGATGCAGCCGCTGGAGGAGGAGGCCCGCCGGGCCCGGGAGTGGGAGGGGTACCGCCAGCAGAGGGACGCTGCCCTTCTTGTGCTCACGTGGCGGGAAAGGGTGGAGGTGGCCCGGCAATTGGCACTGGCCTCGCAAGCGGTGGCCAAGCTGCAGTCCACCTGCCGGGTGGAGCAGGAGAAGTCGGCCCGCCTGGAGGAGAGCTATCAAGCGGTCCGGCAGGAGGAGAAAGCCCGCCAGCAGGAACGGCAAAAGCTCCAGGACGAGCTCATGTCCCTTTCCGGCCTCGTGTCTGAGGCGGGCCGCGAGCTGGCCCGGTGGGAGGAGCGGGTGCGTTCCCTGGAAGCCGACATCGCCCGTCTGCGGGAAGAGAAGGAAAGCGTGGTGGCCCGCCTGGGTGCGGCCCACGAACGGGTGGAGGAGTCCGGGCGGGCTCTGGATTCCTGGCAGGCGACGTGGGGAGAGGCGGCCCGGGAACTGGGGGCCCTGAGGGCGGAACTGCGCGGGCAGCAGGAGGCCGTTCGGCGTCTGGCCGCCGATCTGGAGGCCAGGAAGGGCGAACTCATCGACCTGCTGGGGAGGGGAGCCTCTGCGCGCAATCGCCAGGTGGCCCTGGAGTCCGAGGCCCGCCAACTGGACGAATCCCTGCAGCGCGCGGGGCAGAGGCGGCAGGAGATGGAGGAGGCCCTGCGTCGGGTCGATGAGGACTTGCTGGTGCTCTCGGAGCACGAGAAGCGGGCCCGCTCCCGGCAGGTGGAGCTGAAGGCGGAGGGGGAACGGGCGCGGGCGGAGAGGGAGAAGGCCCGCGCCCGGCGGACGGAGCAGGAGACCGCGTTCCGCCAGGCCGAGGCCGCTTATCACCAGGTGTCGTCGCGGCTGGGGGCCCTGCGCGAACTGGAAGAGTCTTTCGCCGGGTTCGCCCGGGGGCCGCGGGCTTTGCTGGAGGCAAAGCGGCGGGAACCTTCTGCGTTCCCCGGCTTGGTAGGCCCGGTCTCTGCCATCCTGGACGTCCCCAGCCAGTACGAGACGGCTGTGGAGGTGGCCCTGGGGGCCGCCGTGCAGGATATGGTGGTGAAGACGGTGGAGGATGCCCGCCAGGCCATCGCCTTCCTCAAGCGCACGCAGGCGGGATGGGCTACCTTCCTGCCCCTGGATTCCCTGCGTCCCACCCCCTTGAGCCCTGCGGAGCGGGCAGCCCTCCGGCGCGACGGCATCCTGGGGGTGGCCTCGGACCTGATCACTTTCCTGCCCGAGCACCGGCCCGCCGTGGAGTACCTGCTGGGCCGCACCGTGTTGGCCCGCGACCTGCCCGCTGCCCTGTCTTACGCCCGGGCGGTGGGATTCCGGGTCCGGGTGGTAACCCTGGAAGGTGACGTGGTGTTCCCGGGGGGTAGCCTGGCCGGGGGATGGAGGAAGGGTTCCCGGAGCGGGGTATTGGGGCGCACCCGCGAGATGTCCCTGCTGGAAGAGAAAACGAGGGAACTCGCGGACCTGATGGAGGCCTGTCGCCGGGCGGGGGAAGAGGCGGCCCGGGAAGAGCAGGTGTGGGGGCAGCGGCTGGCGGAGGCCCAGGAAGAACTGCGGGGGTTGGAGGTATACCTGGCGGGTCTGGGCAAGGAGGTACAGGCCAAGAAGGCCGAGCGCCAGAGGCTGGTGGGAGACCTGGCGGGGCTGGAACTGGAGCGAAGCGTACAGGAGACCAGGCTGGCGGAACTGAAGCAGGAGATCCTGGCCTGGGAAGAACGGTTGAGGGAACTGGAGTCTGCCCGGGGGGATATGGAGGCCACCATCTCGTCCCTCACGGAGAGGCTCGAGGAAGCCCGGGAGAGGCAGCACTCCCTCGAGCAGCAAGAGGTCGCCCTGCGGGTGCGGCTGGCCGGGCAGGAGGAGCAGCGCGCCCGTCTGGAAGAGGCGGCTGCCCGGGCCCGGGAGGAACTGGGCGCCCTCACCCGGGCGCGGGAGGCGGTGGAGGAGGCTCTGGGGGCACGCTGCCGTGAACTCGAGGAAGCACGGGAGCAGTGCAGGTACTGGCAGGAGGAGCTCGCATCCGGCTCCGCCCGTCACCAGGAAGGCAAGGAACGGATGGAAAAGTCCGCCATCGAGGCGGAGCGGGTGGCGCGGCGCCTTGCTTCGTTGGAGCGCGCCCGGCGCCAGGTCGAACGCAGGCTGGCGGAAGCGCAGGAAGCCCTCCACGCCGCCCGCCTGGAAGAGGTGCGCCTGGGGCTGCGCGTAGAGGAACTGGACCAGCGCCTGGCCCAGCGCTTCTCGTGTTCGCCGGCGGAGGCCGAGCAGCGTGTGGCAGAGAACCCCTTCAAGGAATTCGACACCACCGCCCTGCAGGAGATGGTGGGGGATCTGGAGGCTCGTATGCGCGATCTGGAACCCGTCAACCTGGCGGCGGCGGGGGAATACGTCCGGCTCCGGGAGCGTCACCAGTTCCTCTCGGACCAGCGCCGCGACCTGGAGGAAGGTCGGGCAAAGCTGGGTCAGGTGATCAGGGAACTGGAGCGGGAGATGAGGGAGAAGTTTACCAGGACCTTTGCCGAGGTGCGGGAGCGATTTGCGGCCACCTTCGCTCAGGTTTTCGGTGGCGGCAAGGCGGACCTCGTCCTGGTCGGCTCCGATCCCCTGGAGGCGGGGATTGAGGTGGTGGCTCAACCACCGGGGAAGAAGCTGCAGCACCTTTCTCTGCTTTCCGGGGGAGAGCGTACCCTGTGCGCCATCGCGCTTCTGTTTGCCCTGTTGCAGACCCGTCCCAGCCGTTTCTGTCTCTTCGACGAGGTGGATGCCAACCTGGATGAGGCAAATGTAGACCGGTTCGCCCGCTTCCTGCGGGAACTCTCTTCCGCGGGGCAGTTCCTGGTGGTTACTCACCAGAAGGGTACCATGGAGGTGGCGGACGTCCTGTACGGTACCACCATGGAGGAGTCCGGGGTATCGCGGGTGGTTTCCCTCCGTCTTACCGGGGCCTCCTAG
- the fabF gene encoding beta-ketoacyl-ACP synthase II — protein sequence MQRQRVVVTGMGLITPVGTGVEAFWRSLQEGRSGVGPITRFDASQFPVRIAAQVDDFDPLQYMDRRDARRMDRFVQMALAAAHLALQDARLRLEDCDLDQVGITMGTGIGGIHTLVDQMGVMADKGPDRVSPFFIPMMIANMAGGQLAISLGARGPNTTHVTACAASANAIGDAFRILQRGEAQVMLTGGTEGCLVPIALAGFCSMKALSERNDDPARASRPFDARRDGFVMGEGAGVLVLESLPFARARGARIYAELAGYGMTGDAYHVTAPPPDGNGGARAMKRALTDAGLEPTDVDYINAHGTATPLGDAAETAAIKAVFGEYAYRIPVSSTKSMTGHLLGAAGVVELAACILAIRDGVVPPTINYEYPDPECDLDYVPNRARPHRVDVALSNSFGFGGQNATLIVKRYEG from the coding sequence GTGCAGCGCCAGCGAGTAGTGGTTACGGGTATGGGCCTTATCACCCCGGTGGGAACCGGGGTGGAGGCGTTCTGGCGCTCCCTGCAGGAAGGCCGCTCCGGGGTGGGGCCCATTACCCGGTTTGATGCCAGCCAGTTTCCCGTCCGCATCGCGGCCCAGGTGGATGACTTCGATCCCCTCCAGTACATGGACCGCCGCGACGCCCGCCGCATGGACCGTTTCGTCCAGATGGCCCTCGCGGCAGCTCACCTGGCCCTCCAGGATGCCCGCTTGCGGCTGGAGGATTGCGACCTGGATCAGGTGGGCATCACCATGGGCACGGGCATCGGAGGCATCCACACCCTGGTTGATCAGATGGGCGTGATGGCGGATAAGGGCCCCGACCGGGTGAGCCCTTTCTTCATCCCCATGATGATCGCCAACATGGCGGGGGGGCAGCTGGCCATCTCCCTGGGGGCCCGGGGCCCCAACACTACTCACGTGACCGCCTGTGCCGCCTCGGCGAACGCGATCGGGGACGCCTTCCGCATCCTGCAGCGGGGGGAAGCCCAGGTCATGCTCACCGGCGGCACCGAGGGGTGTCTGGTGCCCATCGCCCTGGCCGGGTTCTGTTCCATGAAGGCTCTGTCCGAGCGCAACGACGATCCCGCCCGGGCGAGCCGTCCTTTCGATGCCCGGCGGGACGGGTTCGTGATGGGAGAGGGAGCGGGGGTCCTGGTCCTGGAGTCGCTCCCCTTTGCCCGGGCCCGCGGCGCCCGCATTTACGCCGAATTGGCCGGTTACGGGATGACGGGAGATGCCTACCACGTCACCGCTCCTCCCCCGGACGGCAACGGGGGAGCCCGGGCCATGAAGAGGGCCCTGACTGACGCCGGGCTCGAGCCCACCGACGTGGACTACATCAACGCACACGGTACCGCTACCCCGCTTGGGGATGCCGCGGAGACGGCGGCCATCAAGGCGGTGTTCGGGGAGTACGCCTACCGCATCCCGGTGTCATCCACCAAGTCCATGACCGGCCACCTGCTGGGTGCAGCCGGGGTGGTGGAACTGGCGGCGTGCATCCTGGCTATCCGCGATGGTGTGGTTCCTCCCACCATCAACTACGAGTATCCCGATCCCGAGTGCGACCTGGATTACGTGCCCAACCGGGCGCGGCCGCATCGGGTGGACGTGGCTTTATCCAACTCATTCGGCTTCGGAGGCCAGAACGCCACCCTGATCGTGAAGCGCTATGAGGGTTGA
- the ftsY gene encoding signal recognition particle-docking protein FtsY has protein sequence MKWMGGDATGSWWSKWRGSLARTRDSLVSQAARWFGGARDEEAWQELEDALISADVGVDMTGRLLRAARAARNRDPRQALREEILKLLAGAEGRLVLPGPLDVIMVVGVNGTGKTTTIGKLAYRLRQEGKKVVVAAADTFRAAGIDQLAIWASRAGAELVRHREGSDPAAVAFDAVQAARARGYQAVIVDTAGRLHTRVNLMEELKKIHRVMGRELAGAPHEVLLCLDAHTGQNALQQARIFLDAVGVTGIVVTKLDGTARAGVVVAIADQLHIPIKLAGLGEGIEDLADFSARDFVEALLPS, from the coding sequence ATGAAATGGATGGGGGGAGATGCTACGGGTTCCTGGTGGAGCAAGTGGCGGGGGAGCCTGGCCCGGACCAGGGATAGCCTGGTCAGCCAGGCGGCCAGGTGGTTTGGAGGCGCCCGCGATGAGGAGGCGTGGCAGGAGCTGGAGGACGCCCTCATCAGCGCCGACGTGGGCGTGGACATGACGGGCAGGTTGTTGCGCGCGGCCCGGGCGGCGCGCAACCGGGACCCGCGCCAGGCCCTGCGCGAGGAAATCCTGAAGCTGCTCGCGGGGGCGGAGGGCCGCCTGGTCCTGCCGGGGCCGCTGGATGTGATCATGGTGGTGGGGGTTAACGGCACCGGGAAGACCACCACCATCGGCAAGCTGGCCTACAGGCTGCGGCAGGAAGGGAAGAAAGTGGTGGTGGCGGCCGCCGATACCTTCCGCGCCGCCGGCATAGATCAGCTGGCCATATGGGCGAGCCGGGCGGGTGCGGAACTTGTGCGTCACCGGGAAGGCAGTGACCCCGCCGCGGTGGCGTTCGACGCCGTGCAGGCCGCCCGCGCCCGTGGTTACCAGGCGGTGATCGTGGATACGGCGGGCAGGCTCCACACCCGGGTCAATCTGATGGAGGAGCTCAAAAAGATCCACCGCGTGATGGGCCGGGAACTGGCCGGGGCACCCCACGAGGTGCTGCTGTGCCTGGACGCCCACACCGGGCAAAACGCCCTCCAGCAGGCCCGCATTTTCCTGGATGCGGTGGGGGTTACCGGCATCGTGGTCACCAAGCTGGATGGCACTGCCCGGGCCGGGGTGGTGGTGGCGATCGCGGACCAGCTCCACATCCCCATCAAGCTGGCCGGCCTGGGAGAAGGCATTGAAGACCTGGCGGATTTTTCTGCCCGCGACTTCGTGGAAGCGCTGTTGCCGTCCTAG
- the rpsP gene encoding 30S ribosomal protein S16, giving the protein MAVRIRLKRMGAKNRPFYRLVVADSRSPRDGRFIEEIGYYDPTTEPATVSVKQERVLDWLRKGAQPSDTARALLEKSGTWRAWQEERKSRKER; this is encoded by the coding sequence GTGGCGGTAAGGATCAGGTTAAAGCGGATGGGGGCGAAGAATCGTCCCTTTTACAGGCTGGTGGTGGCTGATTCCCGGTCTCCCCGGGATGGACGGTTCATCGAGGAAATAGGGTACTACGATCCCACCACCGAGCCGGCCACCGTGTCCGTAAAGCAGGAACGGGTCCTGGACTGGCTGCGCAAGGGAGCCCAGCCCTCGGATACGGCCCGTGCCCTCCTGGAGAAGAGCGGGACCTGGCGGGCCTGGCAGGAGGAGCGTAAGAGCCGGAAGGAACGGTGA
- a CDS encoding KH domain-containing protein, which yields MKELVELLVRALVDNPEEVEVSEVEGERSVVLEVRVAPEDVGKVIGKQGRIVQALRTVVKAAAAREGKKAVVEILQ from the coding sequence GTGAAGGAACTGGTGGAACTGCTGGTGAGGGCCCTGGTGGATAACCCCGAGGAAGTTGAAGTATCCGAAGTGGAAGGCGAGCGCTCGGTAGTGCTGGAAGTGCGGGTGGCCCCGGAGGACGTGGGCAAGGTGATCGGGAAGCAGGGGCGCATCGTGCAGGCGCTGCGGACGGTGGTCAAGGCGGCGGCGGCCCGGGAGGGCAAGAAGGCCGTAGTGGAGATCCTGCAGTGA
- a CDS encoding stage V sporulation protein S yields MEVLKVSAQSRPKAVAGALAALLREKGSAQIQAVGAGAVNQAVKAIAIARGYVAPNGIDAVVIPAFSEVAIDGEVRTAIRFIVEQR; encoded by the coding sequence GTGGAAGTCCTGAAAGTGTCCGCCCAATCCCGACCCAAGGCGGTGGCGGGGGCCCTGGCAGCCCTCCTGCGTGAAAAAGGCTCGGCTCAGATTCAGGCGGTGGGAGCCGGTGCCGTGAACCAGGCGGTCAAGGCCATCGCCATAGCCCGGGGCTACGTGGCTCCCAACGGTATCGACGCAGTGGTTATCCCTGCCTTTTCGGAGGTGGCCATTGACGGCGAGGTGCGGACGGCCATCAGATTCATAGTCGAGCAACGGTGA